Part of the Chlamydia muridarum str. Nigg genome is shown below.
AATTAATGAAGATATTATTCTCTGAAAATTTTTCCATCGAAACAAAAGATTTTGTTCTTTGGACACAAATTATTAAGAGGCTATCGGGAATATCTAATAATTCCGAGAAACTAGCTTATCGAGTGGGTATGACTCTAGAAGAGAAATAGGCATGTGGTGGCTGCTGGTTTGTGTGGTTATAGGCGGATTCTACACTGCTTGGAACATAGGCGCTAATGATGTAGCGAATGCTGTGGGGCCAAGTGTAGGGGCTGGCGTGTTGACTTTGCGACAGGCTGTTCTCATTGCTGCGGTTTTTGAATTCCTTGGAGCTGTGGTATTAGGGGATCGAGTTATCGGTACCATTGAAAGTGGTTTAGTGGCGCCGGCCGATCATGTTCTGTCTTCCCAAGATTATGTCTTTGGAATGACAGCAGCTCTTTTTGCTACTGGTGTTTGGTTACAGATAGCATCTTTTTTTGGGTGGCCAGTATCAACAACCCATGCTATTGTGGGAGGCGTTTTAGGCTTTGGAATCATCCTTAAAGAGGATGCTGTTATCTATTGGGATTCCTGTGCTCGAATATTTGTCAGCTGGTTAGCCTCTCCTATTATTGGGGGATATTTCGCTTTTCTTATTTTCTCTTTTATTCGAAAAGCCATTCTTTATAAAAGAGATCCAGTTTCTGCCATGGTGCGTATAGCTCCGTTTCTATCTGCTATTATTATTTTTGCTTTAGGTTTGATCCTTATCCTTAGTGGAGCAGTGGCTCGTGTAGTGGCTTTTCCTGTAGCTTTCCGCGTTGTTTGTGGATTAGTTGTTTTCGCTTTTGCCTTTACGATTTGGGGAGTGCACTTTTTTAAACTGGCCGTTCTCCCTCAAAAAGTGGGGCCAGGAACATTGTTAGATCGACTGTTATCCAAAAGTACAGATTATGGACGACAGTACCTTGTTGTTGAGCGTATTTTTGCTTACTTACAAATAGTCATTGCGTGCTTTATGTCTTTTGCCCACGGGTCTAATGATGTTGCCAATGCTATAGCTCCTGTTGCTGGTATTTATCGGGCTCTATATCCGCAAAGTTACTCTCCGAAAGTTCTCTTTATATTCATGTCTCTAGGGGGCTTAGGTTTAGTCTTTGGATTGGCAACATGGGGTTGGCGTGTAATTGATACTATTGGGAAAAAAATCACAGAGCTTACGCCATCGAGAGGGTTCTCTGTAGGAATGAGCTCGGCTATCACTATTGCAGCAGCATCTGCTTTTGGATTCCCTATATCAACTACACATGTTGTTGTGGGTGCCGTATTGGGGGTAGGGTTAGCAAGAGGGCTGCAAGCTATCAATCTACGGATTATTAAAGACATTGTACTCTCGTGGTTTGTTACAGTGCCCGCAGGAGCAGCTCTTTCCATCATGTTTTTTTTGTTATTACGCGCAGTATTTTGTTAAGCGCAGATCCTTATATTCAGGATCAAGAAGTTTTTGTCTGAACAATTCTTCTTATTTAGCTTTGATAAAGGCTTGAGTTTTCTGTTGTTTAGGCGCTATAAGAAAATTTAGGTTAAGGATCGGATAAGCATGGATAAACTATCAATAAAAGACCTTTCCCCAGAAGGGAAAAAGGTACTAGTTCGTGTAGATTTTAATGTTCCTATTAAGGACGGAAAAATTTTAGATGATGTCCGTATTCGTAGTGCTATGCCTACGATCAATTACCTATTGAAGAGAGATGCTGCGATCATTTTAGTCAGTCATTTAGGGCGTCCTAAGGGAGATATGTTCGAAGAAGCGTATTCGTTAGCTCCTATTGTGCCTGTATTAGAAGGATATTTGGGGCATCATGTGCCTCTATCTCCAGATTGTGTTGGAGAAGTTGCACGGCAGGCTGTTGCGCAGTTGTCTCCTGGAAGAGTGCTTCTTCTTGAAAATGTACGTTTTCATAGAGGGGAAGAGCATCCTGAGGAGGATCCTAGTTTTGCTGTTGAGCTTGCTGCTTACGCCGATTTTTATGTAAATGATGCCTTCGGAACCTCTCATCGGAAGCATGCTTCTGTGTATCGAGTTCCTCAAATGTTCCCCGATCGTGCTGCTGCGGGATTTCTAATGGAAAAAGAGCTTGAATTTTTGGGACAGCATTTATTAGTGGAGCCTAAGCGTCCCTTTACGGCCATCCTAGGTGGTGCTAAGGTATCTTCAAAAATAGGGGTAATCGAAGCTTTACTCTCGAGAGTTGATAATTTAGTGTTAGCTGGAGGTATGGGGTATACTTTTCTAAAAGCTATGAATCAGCAAGTTGGGAATTCATTGGTGGAAGAGACAGGCATTCCTTTAGCGAAAAGGGTTTTGGAAAAAGCTCGGACACAAGGGGTTAAGATTTATCTTCCGGTAGATGCCAAAGTTGCAAGACGTTGCGAAACTGGGGAAGATTGGCAAGAGTTGTCAATACAGGAGGGGATTCCTGAGGGTTTCTCTGGTTTCGATATTGGGTCTAAGACGATAGCTCTATTTTCTGAGGTGATCCAAGATTCCGCAACGGTATTTTGGAATGGCCCTGTTGGGGTTTATGAAGTTCCTCCTTTCGATCAAGGATCAAAAGCCATCGCTCAGTGTCTTGCAAGTCATTCTTCTGCAGTGACGGTTGTTGGTGGGGGTGATGCCGCTGCCGTAGTTGCTTTAGCAGGATGTACCTCGCAGATTTCCCATGTATCCACAGGAGGAGGAGCTTCTTTGGAATTCTTAGAGAAGGGCTATCTTCCAGGGACAGAAATTCTCTCCCCTGCTCGCAGTTAAATATACTTTATTGATTCTCATCTGGTTAAAAAAAAAGCCCTGTTAGTCAGGGCTTTTTTTTGCTTAGTTATATCCGTTTATTAATAGCCTTATGTAAAAAACACAGTCTTCTTAAGACCTCTTCTTTTAATTAATTAAAAGAAATTTATAAGCTTATTTAATAAAAACAATTGTTTTTCTTAAAAAGAAGTTTTTAAAATTTAATAAAACAGTTGATTAAAAGTTATTGTTGACGGAGGATCTATGGGTATTCGACCTACTGGTGGGAATAACGGATATCAGTCCCTTCCAATTTCTGGAGACAGTGACAGTGATAGCGTGAGTAATGTCAGCAGTGCTGGATCTCTTGGAAGTCATAGTATTTCTTCCCAAGGAAGATCTAAAGGCATATGTGCGCGAATAGCTGATGTATTTAGAAATTGTTTCTCTCGTAATAGTAAAACTGCCTCCCCATCATCTAGTAGGTCTATTACCCAAGCGGATATTCATCACCCAACTCTTTCTGGACAGGGAACCCAAGCAATTCTCTCTACCGGAGATGCAAAAGTGGACAGTGCAGTTATTCATGGAGATTTGCGTGCACAGAATACACGGACAGTAGCTACCCATATTCAGAGTAAATTAAAATCCATGGAGAAACAGTCATCTGGCAACTATAAAGCAGGGGCGTATGATGCAGTAAGATATGCCTTGTTTACCCCAGGTGGGACCTCTGTGAATAGCCAGCAAGCTCACCAGATTTGTACTCGTGGTAGAGACTTGTGGCAACAGTCAGTAGACGATCTTGGGGAGCATGAAAATACTGATGGACTTATGATGCTTTCTTGCCTCTGTTTAGGAGGGAGACAGGTGCCTACAGGTCAGTTAAGAGAGTTTATGGAAGGGGTTAGAGATACCTTTACCGATGAAGGAGAGTCTGTTGATCCGACGACAGATGATATTCTTGACTTAGCAGCCCAAATCGATGCTGCAGAACTTTCTAAACCAGGTAGTAAGAACGATATCTTAGCTTACTTAGGGAATTGTGGGAAAGCCACTTTAGATAATAGCCAAGTGAGTAATCTTGTTTTAGATAGTCAAGAAGAGACCAGTCCTCAACAAGTTCGAGACAATTCCCAAGAGATCCAACGATTATTGGATTATGCGCAACAAACAGATCCCGTTTTGTTTTTACAAACAGTAACAGCGCTAACCTCCGATATATTCTTCGAAGGCGGAGAGAGTGTAGGAGATCCTTTCGATTACTAAGGGGAAGAAGTAGTGAATAGTGTAGGTCCTATTGGGGGCAATTTTAGACCTGAAGAAACGAATGATCCTCAAAACGATGAGCGGATTGATGTGCCTGATGTTGACGAGGGGGAGCTAGAAGAGCGTGTTTCTGATCACGCAGAATCTGTGATTGCAGAAAATTCGGAAACACTGCTTCGTACCACTTCTTCGGAAGGAGCAAGTGAAAGTCTTCAGCAACATATCAGTTTGGAAGAATCTCCACGTCAACGCGGTTTTTTAGGAAGAATTCGTGAGGCTGTTGCTTCTATTTGGAAGCGGCGTATTTCGCGGCGTAGTGGGAGTTATGATCTGAGAAAAGCGGAAGAGCAGCAGGGAATTGAGCAGATGCTGCATCATTCTAAAATGCCTTCTTTAACTAAGCCTTATCACCATTGCCGTGAGTTTAGTGATTCGTGCTTAAATGCAGTCAGGAGATTTTTTGCTAAAATTTTTCATGCTTTACGAGACGCCTATGCTCGTAATTGTACACGTTCTGGCTTAAATTTTTGTGGGGCTAGAGAAGATTCTATAGAAGTGCTTGCTGCGACTGGGCTACTTTTGCGTATGGCAACGCTACATTCTTTTGAACAAGTGGGCGGAGATTATGAAGAGCGATTGGAAAATAATGATGCTCCAGTGATCGATGAAGGAAGAACGCTTATTGATGATACAGAAGAGCACATTGAAGCCATATTGAGTAGCAGAACGCAATGGTCTAGAGAGACTATGCTAGGTTTTTCTCGTGGGCTAGTTAAACTGTGCGCAACTCCGTATTACGCGAATCCTTTTTCATGTTTGAAGTCTATTACAGCTTTGGAGAAAAAGGACCCTTCCGCGGACTACACCCAGGCTTTGGTATTGGCTAGCGAAATTGATCGATTAGCGGAACAGGCTCCTCAAGCAGCAAAGTATGTTTTAGATGCTCTTCGGGTTCGGACTTCAGAATTATTAGGGGAACTCATTACTATTGATCTACTCCCTCCTTTAGGAAGAGTGGGGAGAGGAGGAGTGTTTTTCCCTGTGAACGATCAGCTGGTTGTTCAGATCGTTAATGCGAATATAAGACGTTTGTATTCTACATTTGCACAAGATCATCAGGCTTATCTACGTATGATAGATGGGTTAGTTCAGAATTTCTTCTTCATTCCTAGTGAAGAAGATCCCTCTTCAGTTGGGAACATCTAGGCATTTTCTGATGGGATGGGATAAATAACGTGAAATAATACTTATTATGTGAAGAATAGGCGAAAAGACCTAACCGCGTATGCTATTAGATTCTCGTTTTCCCACAGATTACTATTTACGTATCCTGGAATTAGCCATTCGGGATTCTTCTTGTAAACTAGTGTATAATCGTCGCATTCGAATGTTAGAGACTTTGCCTCTTGATCAAAAGCTTTCAGCTGATCAAGAAGAAGAATCGAGCATTTTACGAGAAGTGATCAGCGAGCTTCTTGTGCATTCAGGGGAGAGCTACGCGATTTCTGCACGACTTCTTGCAGTTATCGATATTTATTTGAAACAAGAGCAACCATCGAACTCCCTTTTTGCGAGGATATTTCGAAAAAAAGAAAGAGTAAGAAAACGACAGATCATTGATAAGTTACTTTTGTTGAAAAGTATCCTATTCTTTGAACGGCAACGCCCTGTGAAAAAAGTTGCGTCCGTTGCTGATTCTATCCTACGCAAGTCTAAAGGCAATTTCTCTTCTTGGGAAGATTTTACCCACGATGTCCAGTCTCAAAAATCTGGTACAGAAGAAGAGGTGCCAGATTCATTACGGGGGAGGGTAGAAGAGGATGCTGCTTCGCAAATGATTGTGGAAGTATTACTCTCTTTCTTAGACAACCAAGATATGTATCTTTCTGTAAGCTTTGAAATTCTTCGAAATTTTTTAGAAGAAAAAGTTTTATCTAAGCGGAGCTTATCACCGCGGAGTCATGATGCGGTTAAGAAGATGAAGGATTTATATTTGGTAAGTCCCGAAGATTTTCAAACTTTTGTAGGGGGAGTGATCACCGAATCTCTTTTTCAAGAGGAAGACCAACTTGTTGTGGGATGTGTCATTTTCTCTCAAGAAGGACAAGAACTCTTTGATTCTTGGAAAGGTATCACGAAGAAATATCCTCATGATATGCTATATACACAAGCATTTTTAGCAGAAGTGGTATTACACGTTGTACAGCACCATATTCATCTAAATGCAAAAGTTAAGCCGACATCACCAGAACAGGTGGGTAGTCTATACAGTATTCGAGACCATAGCCCACGAGCTTGGGCAAGAATGATGCGGGTATTACTGATGCGTTGGTTGCTTGATTATCATTTCGATGTGTATGCACATCTTAAAGAAGAGATTCTTCGCTGTCCCCCTCGACCTCCTTTTTGGCAAATGATTCCTTCAGAATCAGGGGATGGGACTTTCCATAGAGAGGCTCGTTAGTCTGTTTAAGAATTTAAGAAAGAACAAATAGGACAAGCATCTATTTTGTGATGTAGGGCCGGACAATACTCTCTTGCATAGTAGATAAGTTGTAGATGTAATTTCGGTGAATTCGTCTTCCCAAAGAATGCGACTAAATCTTTCTCTGCTGCAGAAGGGCTACGTTTTGTAGAAAGTTTCCAACGATGAGCTAGGCGAAGAATATGCGTATCTACAGGGAAAGTATTCTCTCCATAGTAGATGCTTAAAAAAACTGAGGCGGTTTTTCTTCCTACTCCGGGAAGCTTGGTCAGCTCCGAAAGGGAGCGAGGAGGCTCCTGAGCATAACGCTCTACAAGAATACAAGACAGTTCATGGATGTAAACGGATTTGCGTTCTCCCAATCCACAAGGAGCAATGAGCGAATATATTTCAGAAAGAGGAAGTTTACTCATGGATTGCGCATCAGGAGCTTTAGCAAAGAGAGCCGGTATAACAGTATTGACAACTTTGTCCGTGGAGTTCCCAGATAAAAGAATGGCGATAAGAAGCTGGAAAGGAGAATGCCATCCTTTTAAAGAAGGTTCAGGATTGGGGAACAGTTGGTTCAAGGTGTTTAAGATAAATGCTCGCTTGGATGGTACGCGTAGCTTGTTCATCCGGCTATTTCCCTATACAAAATTTACTGAAAATTTCTCCTAAAACATTTTCAGTGACTTCAGATCCAGATAGATTCCCTATAGAATGTAAAGCTTGTCTGAGATCTAATGCAAGGCATTCATTAGGGAGATGTTCTTGGAATCCTGTTAACGCATCTGTTAAGCATGTATGAACAGCATGCAGCAAGCTGTGATGCCTTGCAGAAACTAAAAAGACTTTAGAAGATTTTCCTAATTGTGTGGTGTGGAGCCATTTGTTTAATGCTTGTCGCAATTCCGAAAACCCTTTTCCAGTTTTAGCAGATACAAAAATTTGCTGAAAAGGGACCTCTAGTTGAGGGGGAGATGCAACATCGCATTTATTCCAAAGTAAAATAGTCGGCTTTTGGTATAGGATGGCAGGAAATTCTGGAACAGGTTGAGAGGCATCCATAACCCAGAGGATGCCCTCTGCTTGACTCATGGCCTGCCGAGCGCGTTCTATTCCTTCTTTTTCAACAATGTTTTCGGTTTCTCGAATACCTGCAGAATCAATCAGACGAAGATTCTTCCCTTGCAAAACCCAGTTTTCTTCTAAAATATCGCGAGTTGTTCCTGGTATGTCGGTAACAATTGCTCGATTTTTTTGAGTAAGAGCATTGAGTATAGAAGATTTCCCTGCATTGGGAAGCCCTGCTAAAACAATGCTTGTCCCTTGAGCAAGACGTTGTCCCTCATCAAAGCTAGAAAGAAGCTCTTGTGTGATAGTGAGAGCTTCTGTGATTTTTTGCACAGGAAGGGAACGTTCCGTTTCTATATCTTCTTCAGGGAAGTCTGCTAAAACTTCTATGTAGGCTAAAGCTTCTATGATTAAGGAGGAAATCGAGGAAATGGCTTGTGAGGTATGCCCTTGAAATTGATTTTGGGCAATATGAAAAGCATCAATATTTTCAGCTGAAATGAGCTGTTGTATAGCCTCTGCTTGAATTAGGTCGATTTTCCCATTCAAAAAAGCTCGTTGTGAAAATTCTCCGGGAAGTGCTGCGCGAGCCCCTTCCGCCAACAAGGCATTCAAAATTTGAGAGCAAGCGAAGTATCCTCCATGGCATTGGAATTCTACAATGTCTTCACCTGTAAAAGAACGGGGGGTTCGCATAATCAACACTAAAGCTTGATCAATACAAACTTCATTATGAACTACAGTGCCAAGGTGGGCTGTATGCGAGGCATAGCCTGCAATATTGCCAGAAAAAATACGATTAGAAATAGAAATAGCGTCAGGGCCAGAGACGCGCACAATGGCGACACTCCCTTCTCCCGGAGGAGTTGCAATGGCAGCGATTGTATCATTTTGAAGCATAAGTAGGCGCCTTTAGGCTAAACAAAGTGCTGAAAAGGAGACTATTATACTTTTGGAGGAACTTTCTAAGCAAGAAAGGTAGATTAGGGAGAGTACGAGGTCTAGTTTGCTCCTTTGTTATTATAAATTTTTGAAATAGAATATTTGGTAAATCGAGCGATGTTAGGCTGAAGGGATTTTTGAGAAAGGGGAACTTCTTTATAGTTCCTTGTGTTTCGCATGTAGCAGACCTTCGCGAGAAGAGCAAAGTATCCCCGCTAGGGTAGGAGAGAAACATGGAATCGCAAGAATTTTTATATGTGAATCGCGAAACAGGTGCTGTGGAAAAAGAGCCAGTCTGTTGTTCTTTTGCGATTAAGTTTTTTCTTGAAACCCGATTAGGGAGGGGGGTGTATTCTTTTTTATGTAAGAATAGCTTGTTTTCTCGAATCGTGGGCAGGTTTCAACGACTGCGAATGACAAGGCGCTTTATTAGGCCTTTTGTTGAAAAATATCGTATTTGCGAAGACGAGGCATTACGTCCCCTTTGTGATTTCACATCTTTTAACGATTTTTTTATACGGAAACTTAAGCCAGAAGCTCGGCCTATTTGTGGAGGGAGTGAAATATGTGTCACTCCTGCGGACGGTGCCTATCTGGTGTTTCCTTCTATAAAGGATGTTTCTTTGTTTTCTGTTAAAAACCAACTTTTTTCTTTGAACTCTTTGTTAGAAGATCAGCAATTAGCTTCCGAATATGCAGAAGGAAGTATGGCTATTGCTAGGTTGGCACCTTTTGATTACCACCGATTTCATTTTCCAGTGGAAGGTATTGCAGGTACCCCCAGACTGATTAATGGGTATCTCTTTTCCGTTCACCCGCTGATGCTTAAAAGGAATTTAAAAGTGTTCGCCGAAAATAAGCGGGAGATAACCGTTATAGAGTCTAAGGAGTTTGGCAAAGTTGTCTATATAGAAATAGGGGCTTTAAATGTCGGCTCCATCCATCAAACTTTTGCTCCTGGTAGCTATGTAGGGAAGGGAGCAGAAAAAGGTTTCTTTGCTTTTGGGGGATCGACAGTTGTGTTGTTGTTTGAGCCTCAGCGTATTATTTTTGATGCGGACTTGGTGCACCATTCTGCCCAAGGCTTAGAAACTCGATGTCGAATGGGACAATCTTTAGGAAAACGTTTCTCTTCATAAAAATAAAGACTTAAAACGTTTTTTTTGATATTGCAAGAGAGAGAAAACTCAGAAGTTGCGCATTATGTGGCTAATCGTAGCGTGGACACTCTTGGCTTGCTTAGCGATGGCTTTAATCTTTAAAGCTTATAGGCATGTCGTCTGCTTTCGCGACTACGTGAACCAGGTGATGCGAGACGTGCGGTTGAGTATGGATTTAAAGGAGTGGGCGGTTGCGGAACAGCGCCTGGTTCCTATTCTGAAAAAGCGTCACTATCGACGTAAATATTTGTTTGAGTATATCCGAATTCTTCGTGAGCAAGAGCGTTTTGAGGAGGCTGAAAAGCTTCTCGGAGAGGCCAAAAAGTTGAAGTTAGTTGGCCCTCAGTTTTTCTTAGAAGTTGCTCATAAGGCTTTTCGTCATGGTGCTTACAAAGAAGCTGCACGTGCTTTTTCGCTTCTTCCTTCAGAATTATTAGAAGAGCGTGAAGTAGCACGTTATACGATTTCTCTTGTATATCTTGGGGAAGTAGATTGTGCTTATCGGATCGTTGAACCTTGGATAGGTCCATTAGCTCACCAAGAAATCTTGATCAGCGTCGGACATATCTACTTCGTTACGAAGCATTATGCGAATGCTATAGATTTTTATCGGCGAGCGCGGGCTTTGGGATCTTGTTCCATTGATGTTTTGTATAACTTAGCACATTCTTTGCGCATTTGTGGACAGTATGTTGACGCGGGGATGCTATTTAGGGAGCTTTTAGGGGATCCTGTTTACAAAGACGAAGCTATGTTCAATGTGGGCTTATGTGAACAGAAGTTAGGGAACTCGAAAAAAGCCTTATTGATCTACCAAAATAGTGAATTATGGGTTCGTGGCGATGCTTTGATGATGCGCTATGCAGCTTTAGCTGCTGCAGATCAGCAGGATTATCAGCTTGCAGAGCATTGCTGGACATTAGCTTTCCGTTGTCAAAGTTACGCTGATGATTGGAATTGCTGTGTGCATTATGGTTTAGCGTTATGCCATTTGAAAAAATATACTGAAGCAGAAAAAGTCTATTTACGGGTAATCCAAAAGACCCCAGACTGTCTTGTTGCTTATAAAGCTCTGGCTTGGTTAGCAGGTGTTGGGCATGCAACAGTGATTACTGCTCGAGAAGGGATAGCCTATGCTAAAAGGGCGCTACAAATTAAACGTTCTCCAGAAGTGCTAGAGTTATTAAGTGCTTGTGAAGCCAGGGAAGGAAATTTCGATGTGGCTTATGATATTCAGGTAATTTTAGCCGAACGGGATAAAACTGTAGAAGAACGTGAGCGCCGATCGCAAATTCTAAAAAATTTACGCCAGAAACTTCCTATTGATCAGCAACATATAGTAGAGGTTTCTTTACTGTTGGCAGCATAGTAATTTTCTCTCTTATAAGTGAGCCCGGCATAAGGGTTTAGCTCTCGTATTGTACGAGTGCTTTTTGTTTTCTTTTTCTCGAGGAAAGTCTAGAATGTGCCTGAATGCACGGATTTCTTTTCTCTCGAGTAGGCTTTCCTAAAGAGATTTTGTGTATAAAAAGATAATTATCAAAAAGAAATAAAAGAGCTCCGTTCTTGTTGTACAGGCGCACCTAAGTAAGAATTCGAGTTTTTCAAAAGCATGTGTTGAACATATGATGGATTTCCTTAAGCGTTTTTTCGGATCTTCCCAAGAGAGAATATTAAAACGATTCCAGAAGTTGGTTGAAGAGGTTAATGCTTGCGATGAGAAATTTTCGTCTTTATCTGACGATGAGCTCCGCGAAAAAACTCCTCAATTGAAGAGAAGGTATCAAGAAGGGGAGTCTTTGGATAAACTCCTTCCCGAAGCATATGGTATTGTAAAGAATGTGTGTCGTCGCTTGGCAGGAACCCCAGTGGAGGTTTCTGGATACCACCAGCAGTGGGATATGGTTCCCTATGACGTGCAAATTCTTGGTGGTATTGCCATGCATAAAGGCTTTATTACCGAGATGCAAACAGGAGAAGGAAAAACCTTAACTGCGGTTATGCCGCTTTATTTAAACGCGTTAACAGGGAAACCGGTTCATCTCGTCACGGTAAATGATTATTTAGCTCAGCGGGATTGTGAATGGGTAGGTTCGGTTTTGCGTTGGCTGGGCTTAACAACAGGCGTTTTAGTCTCGGGGATTCCTCCAGAAAGACGTAAAGCGATCTATCAGTGTGACGTAGTTTATGGAACTGCTTCGGAATTTGGATTTGATTATCTCCGGGATAATTCGATCGCGACAAGAAAAGAAGAGCAGGTTGGTCGTGGGTTCTATTTCGCTATCATTGACGAAGTAGATTCTGTACTAATTGACGAGGCAAGAACACCGCTGATTATTTCTGGTCCGGGAGAAAAACATAATCCTGTTTATTTTGAATTAAAAGACAAGGTTGCTGAGTTAGTACATTTCCAAAGAGAGATGTGTAACCATATTGCTGCTGAAGCAAGAAAAACCTTAGATCCATTTTTAGGGATGGATGTGCTTCCTAAAGATAGAAAAATTATGGAAGGCATCTCGGAGGCTTGTCGGGCTTTATGGTTGGTAAGTAAGGGGATGCCTCTTAACAGAGTTTTACGGCGTGTGCGGGAGCACCCTGACCTTCGTGCTATGGTTGATAAATGGGATGTTTTTTATCATGCAGAACAAAACAAAGAGGAATGTTTAGAGAGACTTTCCTCCCTATATATCGTTGTTGATGAACATAATAATGATTTCGAGTTAACAGACAAAGGAATGCAGCAGTGGATCGAGAAGATCGGTGGAGCTGCAGAAGACTTTGTTATGATGGATATGGGGCATGAATATGCCTTGATCGAAGAGGATACTACTCTTTCCCCTGAAGATAAGTTGAATCGCAAAATCGCTGTTTCTGAAAAAGATACGCAAAGAAAAGCAAGAGCTCATGGATTGCGTCAGCTGTTGCGCGCCCATTTATTAATGGAAAGGGATATTGATTATATCGTTCGTGATGATCAGATTGTGATCATTGATGAGCATACAGGCCGTCCTCAAGCAGGCCGTCGTTTTTCAGAAGGTTTACATCAGGCTATTGAAGCAAAAGAACATGTAACGATTCGTAAGGAATCGCAAACTTTTGCTACAGTGACATTGCAAAACTTCTTCAGATTGTATGAGAAACTCGCAGGAATGACTGGGACTGCTATTACAGAGTCTCGGGAATTTAAAGAAATCTATAATCTGTATGTTTTACAAGTCCCGACATTTAAGCCTTGCTTGCGTATCGACCATAACGATGCCTTTTATATGACGGAACGAGAGAAATACCAGGCTATTGTTGCTGAAATCATTTCCGCACATCGTTCAGGAAAACCGATTCTGATCGGGACGGAGTCAGTAGAAGTTTCAGAGAAGCTTTCGCGTATTTTGCGACAAAATCGTATTCATCACACTGTACTCAATGCCAAAAATCATGCTCAAGAAGCTGAAATTATTGCTGGAGCTGGAAAGGTAGGAGCTGTAACGGTTGCTACAAACATGGCTGGTCGAGGAACAGA
Proteins encoded:
- a CDS encoding inorganic phosphate transporter; protein product: MWWLLVCVVIGGFYTAWNIGANDVANAVGPSVGAGVLTLRQAVLIAAVFEFLGAVVLGDRVIGTIESGLVAPADHVLSSQDYVFGMTAALFATGVWLQIASFFGWPVSTTHAIVGGVLGFGIILKEDAVIYWDSCARIFVSWLASPIIGGYFAFLIFSFIRKAILYKRDPVSAMVRIAPFLSAIIIFALGLILILSGAVARVVAFPVAFRVVCGLVVFAFAFTIWGVHFFKLAVLPQKVGPGTLLDRLLSKSTDYGRQYLVVERIFAYLQIVIACFMSFAHGSNDVANAIAPVAGIYRALYPQSYSPKVLFIFMSLGGLGLVFGLATWGWRVIDTIGKKITELTPSRGFSVGMSSAITIAAASAFGFPISTTHVVVGAVLGVGLARGLQAINLRIIKDIVLSWFVTVPAGAALSIMFFLLLRAVFC
- a CDS encoding phosphoglycerate kinase: MDKLSIKDLSPEGKKVLVRVDFNVPIKDGKILDDVRIRSAMPTINYLLKRDAAIILVSHLGRPKGDMFEEAYSLAPIVPVLEGYLGHHVPLSPDCVGEVARQAVAQLSPGRVLLLENVRFHRGEEHPEEDPSFAVELAAYADFYVNDAFGTSHRKHASVYRVPQMFPDRAAAGFLMEKELEFLGQHLLVEPKRPFTAILGGAKVSSKIGVIEALLSRVDNLVLAGGMGYTFLKAMNQQVGNSLVEETGIPLAKRVLEKARTQGVKIYLPVDAKVARRCETGEDWQELSIQEGIPEGFSGFDIGSKTIALFSEVIQDSATVFWNGPVGVYEVPPFDQGSKAIAQCLASHSSAVTVVGGGDAAAVVALAGCTSQISHVSTGGGASLEFLEKGYLPGTEILSPARS
- the semD gene encoding SemD/SinC family type III secretion system effector; protein product: MGIRPTGGNNGYQSLPISGDSDSDSVSNVSSAGSLGSHSISSQGRSKGICARIADVFRNCFSRNSKTASPSSSRSITQADIHHPTLSGQGTQAILSTGDAKVDSAVIHGDLRAQNTRTVATHIQSKLKSMEKQSSGNYKAGAYDAVRYALFTPGGTSVNSQQAHQICTRGRDLWQQSVDDLGEHENTDGLMMLSCLCLGGRQVPTGQLREFMEGVRDTFTDEGESVDPTTDDILDLAAQIDAAELSKPGSKNDILAYLGNCGKATLDNSQVSNLVLDSQEETSPQQVRDNSQEIQRLLDYAQQTDPVLFLQTVTALTSDIFFEGGESVGDPFDY
- a CDS encoding TmeB family type III secretion system effector; its protein translation is MNSVGPIGGNFRPEETNDPQNDERIDVPDVDEGELEERVSDHAESVIAENSETLLRTTSSEGASESLQQHISLEESPRQRGFLGRIREAVASIWKRRISRRSGSYDLRKAEEQQGIEQMLHHSKMPSLTKPYHHCREFSDSCLNAVRRFFAKIFHALRDAYARNCTRSGLNFCGAREDSIEVLAATGLLLRMATLHSFEQVGGDYEERLENNDAPVIDEGRTLIDDTEEHIEAILSSRTQWSRETMLGFSRGLVKLCATPYYANPFSCLKSITALEKKDPSADYTQALVLASEIDRLAEQAPQAAKYVLDALRVRTSELLGELITIDLLPPLGRVGRGGVFFPVNDQLVVQIVNANIRRLYSTFAQDHQAYLRMIDGLVQNFFFIPSEEDPSSVGNI
- a CDS encoding endonuclease III domain-containing protein — its product is MNKLRVPSKRAFILNTLNQLFPNPEPSLKGWHSPFQLLIAILLSGNSTDKVVNTVIPALFAKAPDAQSMSKLPLSEIYSLIAPCGLGERKSVYIHELSCILVERYAQEPPRSLSELTKLPGVGRKTASVFLSIYYGENTFPVDTHILRLAHRWKLSTKRSPSAAEKDLVAFFGKTNSPKLHLQLIYYAREYCPALHHKIDACPICSFLNS
- the mnmE gene encoding tRNA uridine-5-carboxymethylaminomethyl(34) synthesis GTPase MnmE, with the protein product MLQNDTIAAIATPPGEGSVAIVRVSGPDAISISNRIFSGNIAGYASHTAHLGTVVHNEVCIDQALVLIMRTPRSFTGEDIVEFQCHGGYFACSQILNALLAEGARAALPGEFSQRAFLNGKIDLIQAEAIQQLISAENIDAFHIAQNQFQGHTSQAISSISSLIIEALAYIEVLADFPEEDIETERSLPVQKITEALTITQELLSSFDEGQRLAQGTSIVLAGLPNAGKSSILNALTQKNRAIVTDIPGTTRDILEENWVLQGKNLRLIDSAGIRETENIVEKEGIERARQAMSQAEGILWVMDASQPVPEFPAILYQKPTILLWNKCDVASPPQLEVPFQQIFVSAKTGKGFSELRQALNKWLHTTQLGKSSKVFLVSARHHSLLHAVHTCLTDALTGFQEHLPNECLALDLRQALHSIGNLSGSEVTENVLGEIFSKFCIGK